The proteins below are encoded in one region of Rhodopirellula islandica:
- a CDS encoding alpha/beta fold hydrolase — protein MAMITTPVDTTTPLVLLSGLAADARVFTPQKIAFPQLHCPAWLPPHRQESIDEYAKRIADTLEEGPCIVGGASFGGIVALHLAEHVDAQAVILIGSIKSPSQLPLYARCARPLRSLVPFIPIRFLQLLARPIATRAIKRHGPFAYGLACQFRDSNPVVFRWSLSRLLDWSSTPAVSCPVFHLHGDRDWTLPLRYTDPDKIVAGGGHVLSLTHPDEVNAYINEILHKNLSK, from the coding sequence ATCGCAATGATCACGACTCCAGTTGATACGACGACGCCGCTCGTTCTGCTCTCAGGGCTTGCCGCGGACGCTCGCGTCTTCACGCCGCAGAAGATTGCGTTTCCGCAACTGCATTGTCCCGCCTGGTTGCCTCCTCACCGCCAAGAGTCGATCGACGAGTACGCCAAACGGATAGCGGACACACTCGAGGAAGGGCCGTGCATTGTGGGTGGCGCATCATTTGGCGGCATCGTCGCTTTGCATCTGGCCGAACATGTCGACGCCCAAGCTGTGATTTTGATCGGAAGCATCAAGTCACCGTCACAACTGCCGCTGTATGCCCGCTGTGCTCGGCCGCTTCGGTCCTTGGTTCCCTTCATTCCGATTCGCTTTCTTCAGCTCCTCGCTCGGCCGATCGCGACGCGAGCGATCAAGCGGCATGGACCCTTCGCGTACGGGCTTGCCTGTCAGTTCCGCGACTCCAACCCAGTCGTATTCAGATGGTCTTTGTCCCGTCTCTTGGATTGGTCCAGCACACCGGCCGTTTCCTGCCCGGTCTTCCATCTGCACGGCGACCGCGACTGGACACTCCCACTGCGCTACACGGATCCCGACAAGATCGTCGCCGGCGGCGGGCACGTCCTTTCACTGACACACCCCGATGAAGTCAACGCATACATCAACGAAATCCTCCACAAGAATTTGTCCAAGTGA
- a CDS encoding FAD-dependent oxidoreductase codes for MIKRLCFLLVSFSAVSFVGTCPATEPDTVFAESLPCYYTPIERKETQNLTFDVVVYGSTPGGITAAVQAARMDKNVALISFGPHVGGLTTGGLTATDIGTNTSVGGLAREFYNRLGKISNFSSYEAETEFLEMLNDAGVTVLLDRPLESAELREKRIQSISLMTGETIVAKMFVDATYEGDLYAAADVSYQVGREPRSAFNESLAGQWQAESWKGVYQFCDLPISPFIKPGDPNAGLLREIAIKPAGDPGQGDYKVQAYNFRMILTNSDNKIPFPKPKGYDPDRYALLARFLDFDADIQWRLNYTTTPMTDGPVQMRRGDSNNAGSFSSDYVGGNYKWPDGTYTPGSFDELPEPRRGLPMPMAELYELREKIFQDHINYQVGLMYFLANDPRVPKPLQQRVNSFGLDPSEFKNTGHWPHELYVREGRRMVSDYIMDQANCEGKRIAEDSVGLASYAMDSHFCQRVVVVRDGKTTVRNEGGFGKWCPRPYPVAYRSIVPSKRECENLLVPVTLSSTHAAYGSIRMEPVFMILGQSAGAAASIAIDSAVAVQDIPYNKLRERLLASGQKLQN; via the coding sequence ATGATCAAGCGACTATGTTTCCTCCTTGTCTCGTTCTCCGCAGTCTCATTCGTGGGAACCTGCCCAGCGACGGAGCCAGATACAGTCTTCGCAGAATCACTGCCGTGCTACTACACGCCGATTGAACGCAAGGAAACCCAAAACCTCACATTCGATGTCGTTGTCTACGGCAGCACGCCGGGTGGAATCACAGCCGCAGTCCAAGCGGCTCGGATGGACAAGAACGTCGCACTCATTTCGTTCGGTCCTCATGTCGGCGGTTTGACCACAGGCGGCCTGACAGCGACCGACATCGGCACGAACACATCTGTTGGCGGCTTGGCTCGCGAGTTCTATAACCGACTTGGAAAGATTAGTAACTTCAGCTCGTATGAGGCCGAGACCGAGTTTCTTGAAATGCTCAACGATGCCGGCGTCACGGTTCTGTTAGACCGCCCCTTGGAATCCGCCGAGCTCCGCGAAAAACGGATCCAATCGATCTCGCTGATGACCGGCGAGACAATCGTCGCGAAGATGTTTGTCGATGCGACCTACGAAGGGGACTTGTACGCGGCCGCAGACGTGTCCTACCAAGTCGGCCGCGAGCCAAGGTCCGCGTTTAACGAGTCGCTCGCCGGACAATGGCAGGCGGAGTCATGGAAAGGCGTGTACCAGTTCTGCGATCTTCCCATCAGCCCGTTCATCAAACCCGGTGATCCAAACGCGGGCCTACTGCGGGAGATCGCGATCAAGCCCGCCGGCGATCCTGGCCAAGGCGACTACAAGGTCCAGGCGTACAATTTTCGCATGATCTTAACGAACAGCGACAACAAGATCCCATTTCCCAAACCCAAAGGCTACGACCCCGATCGTTATGCACTGCTTGCCCGATTTCTTGACTTCGATGCTGACATCCAATGGAGACTGAATTACACGACCACGCCAATGACCGACGGGCCAGTGCAGATGCGTCGCGGCGACTCCAACAACGCCGGCAGCTTTTCCAGCGACTACGTCGGCGGGAACTATAAGTGGCCCGATGGCACCTACACCCCAGGCTCCTTCGATGAACTACCCGAGCCACGCCGAGGATTGCCGATGCCGATGGCCGAGTTGTACGAACTACGCGAAAAGATCTTTCAAGATCACATCAACTACCAAGTCGGCCTGATGTACTTCCTGGCCAACGACCCACGCGTCCCCAAACCGCTACAACAACGCGTCAACTCATTCGGCCTGGACCCAAGTGAGTTCAAAAACACTGGCCATTGGCCCCACGAACTCTATGTCCGCGAAGGCAGGCGAATGGTCTCGGACTACATCATGGACCAAGCCAACTGCGAGGGAAAACGCATCGCGGAAGACTCGGTCGGCCTTGCTTCGTACGCAATGGATTCCCATTTCTGCCAACGTGTGGTTGTCGTCCGCGACGGCAAGACGACCGTTCGCAACGAGGGCGGGTTCGGCAAGTGGTGCCCAAGGCCCTATCCCGTCGCGTACCGTTCAATCGTGCCCAGCAAACGGGAGTGCGAGAACTTGCTGGTGCCCGTGACCCTATCATCCACCCACGCCGCCTATGGGTCGATTCGCATGGAACCGGTTTTCATGATTCTCGGGCAAAGCGCAGGTGCCGCCGCATCCATCGCGATTGATAGTGCGGTAGCAGTGCAGGACATCCCGTACAACAAACTGCGAGAACGACTGCTTGCCAGTGGGCAGAAGTTGCAGAACTAA